TTTGAAGAAATAAGACAAAAGGGTAGTCATAAGTTTTTTTCTCATACAGATGGAAGAACTACAGTTGTTCCATTTCATCCAGTAGCAGATATTAGACCAGGTTTGTTACGAAAAATTCTTCAAGACAGGTTGGTCTCTCCCAAAACATATCTACGAACAAAATAAACCATCTTAATTCAATTTACCTCTTGACAATATATCAGTATACTAGTACAATAGTACGCATTATGGATAAAAGACTGAAATACCTAATCAATTCTCTCTTAGCAATAAAAACAGACAAAGCGATGTATGATTTTTTGCTAGGGATATTGACTCCACGAGAGTTACAGGAGTTACCATCGAGATTGGAGATAGTTAAGCTGCTTAAACAGGGAGTTCCACAGCATCGGATTGCAGAAACCTTGGGAACTGGGGTGGCAACAGTAACTAGAGGCTCAAAAGAGATTCAAAAAGGAAGATTTAAGAATATTACCTAATGAAACAAACTAAACGTAAACATATTGGAATTATAGGAGGCGTTGGTCCTCAAGCAACGCTTGAGCTGGCAATTAACTATGAAGCAGTGGCACCACGTATGATAAACTCTATGGAAGTATTGGCAAAAGAAATTGTAAAGAGTTATTACGAGCAAAATTAATTAAATAACATGAATAAAAAAAGAGTGTTATCTGGAATTCGTGCCACAGGCAGACTCCACTTGGGAAATTATCTAGGAGCAGTAAAGGGAATGCTTGCTTTGCAAGATAATAAGGAATATGAGACTTTGTTCTTTGTAGTTGACCTGCATACCATGACTACGCCGTATGACCCAGCTACTCTTTCAACTGCCACGAATGAAATTATACTTGATTATTTAGCGAGTGGACTTGATCCAAAGATAAGTGCAATCTTTGTTCAGTCAGATCTGGCTGATTTACATACGCAACTAATGTTTTATGTCTCCACCTCGGTGAGTATTGCCAGAATGCAGCATTTACCAACATTTAAAGACAAAGTTAAACAACACCCTAAGGGTGTCACCATGGCTTTACTAAACTACCCTATTTTAATGGCGGCAGATATTTTGATTTACAAAGCATCCAAAGTTCCAGTGGGGATTGACCAAGAACCTCACCTAGAAATTGCACGTGAGATTGCACGCAAAATGAATTCTCTTTATGGATTAGATTTTCCAGAACCAACTCGTTTTGCTACCAAGGGTGAATATATTCCTAGTTTAACTGGAGAAGGAAAGATGAGTAAAAGCGTGGAGGGTAGCTTTATTAATCTTACAGATGACTTAGATACGATAAAAAAACATCTAGCCTCAGCTCCAACTGATTCGGGTCAAGAAGATAAAGTTCCTTCTGTTGGTGGGGTAGCTAATTTGTTAACTTTTGTTGAGTTGTTTCAAGGAACAGACAAAAAAAAAGAGTATGAAAAACAATATACAGGGACAGGAATTCGCTATGGAGATTTAAAAGCTGAACTGGCAGAAGCTATTTTTGAGGAATTAAAACCTATTCAAGCCAAACGCAAAGAATTTGAGAGTGATCCAAAGAGAGTTAGGCAAATCTTGGATGAAGGTGCTCAGAAAGCCCGTATAATCGCATCCGCAACCATCAAGGAAGTTAAATCCGCAATGGGCCTTAAGCAGCTAGAAACCCACTCCTGGAGTGGGTTAGGTTGACACCTAAGGATTTAGTCCTTAAATTCTTTCTACAAGAGCAAACCTTGTGGGATTTAAAACCTTGTGGGATTTAAGCATGATCTATGTTGTCCTCGTTGTATAATAAATGGGTTCATTGATAATGCGGGGTAGTGTACGGTTGCACAGGAGGCTCATAATCTCCTAGACTAGGTTCGACCCCTAGCCCCGCAACCAGATTTATTTAAAGCCATCCTTCAAGAT
The window above is part of the Candidatus Roizmanbacteria bacterium CG_4_9_14_0_2_um_filter_38_17 genome. Proteins encoded here:
- a CDS encoding transcriptional regulator, whose protein sequence is MDKRLKYLINSLLAIKTDKAMYDFLLGILTPRELQELPSRLEIVKLLKQGVPQHRIAETLGTGVATVTRGSKEIQKGRFKNIT
- the trpS gene encoding tryptophan--tRNA ligase; the protein is MNKKRVLSGIRATGRLHLGNYLGAVKGMLALQDNKEYETLFFVVDLHTMTTPYDPATLSTATNEIILDYLASGLDPKISAIFVQSDLADLHTQLMFYVSTSVSIARMQHLPTFKDKVKQHPKGVTMALLNYPILMAADILIYKASKVPVGIDQEPHLEIAREIARKMNSLYGLDFPEPTRFATKGEYIPSLTGEGKMSKSVEGSFINLTDDLDTIKKHLASAPTDSGQEDKVPSVGGVANLLTFVELFQGTDKKKEYEKQYTGTGIRYGDLKAELAEAIFEELKPIQAKRKEFESDPKRVRQILDEGAQKARIIASATIKEVKSAMGLKQLETHSWSGLG